A genome region from Corynebacterium uberis includes the following:
- a CDS encoding glycoside-pentoside-hexuronide (GPH):cation symporter: protein MTTTTTPTHGVGNLALKRVIGYGFGDAGCNIAFQMTGLFLLVYYTDVVGLDPRHSSMIFIFIKVWDAFADIFAGRLVDSTMTKWGKFRPFLLWYSVPLLASNLLCFWIPVTDYTMKVIWATVSYALLGLLYSLVNIPFGSLAGAMSQDPQDRSRMSAARMVGSGFTILVLGVLLAPQIKAAANLQRTFLFTAIVFLVVGTVFFAITFITAKERVVREVERVSLRDTLDTVRRNGPLLRLCASSFFYLTGQNVVSAMGIYIGLDLLGQFTDGNWAPTVVTIITTGAVLYMGPFGPAITRYLGKKRGFIIAALFTVAGMIIFWLGTSHLANLWLALVGLFIAGAGMAVLNTMTWALEADTVEYGELQTGIRTEGATYAAFSFTRKVGQGVGMALAGAVLSLAGYVARDGGGHMTQANEVLASMGLWLAIFAGGCFLAACLIMMSYPLTEERFQEVMAAIAEKRAKFGSISGHADSLEAPTSTPTP from the coding sequence ATGACCACTACAACAACCCCCACGCACGGCGTAGGCAACCTGGCGCTCAAGCGCGTCATCGGCTACGGCTTCGGCGACGCGGGCTGCAACATCGCTTTCCAAATGACCGGCCTATTCCTGCTGGTCTACTACACGGACGTGGTGGGGCTTGATCCTCGCCACTCCTCCATGATCTTCATCTTCATCAAGGTCTGGGACGCTTTTGCGGATATCTTTGCCGGCCGGCTGGTGGACTCCACCATGACCAAGTGGGGCAAGTTCCGCCCCTTCCTGCTGTGGTACTCGGTGCCGCTGCTGGCCTCCAACCTGCTGTGCTTCTGGATCCCGGTCACTGACTACACCATGAAGGTGATCTGGGCGACCGTGTCCTACGCGTTGCTCGGCCTGCTCTACTCCCTGGTCAACATCCCGTTCGGCTCCCTGGCCGGGGCGATGAGCCAGGACCCCCAGGACCGTTCACGGATGTCCGCCGCCCGCATGGTCGGCTCCGGATTTACCATCCTGGTACTCGGCGTCTTGCTGGCCCCGCAGATCAAGGCCGCGGCCAACCTGCAGCGGACCTTCCTGTTCACCGCGATCGTCTTCCTGGTGGTAGGCACGGTGTTCTTTGCCATCACGTTTATCACCGCGAAGGAGCGCGTGGTCCGGGAGGTCGAGCGGGTCTCCCTGCGCGACACCTTGGACACGGTGCGCCGCAACGGCCCGCTGCTGCGGCTGTGCGCCTCCTCCTTCTTCTACCTCACCGGCCAAAACGTGGTCTCCGCGATGGGCATCTACATTGGCCTGGACCTGCTGGGCCAGTTCACGGACGGCAACTGGGCCCCCACCGTGGTCACCATCATCACCACCGGCGCGGTGCTCTACATGGGCCCCTTCGGCCCGGCGATCACCCGCTACCTGGGCAAGAAGCGCGGCTTTATCATCGCCGCCCTGTTCACGGTGGCCGGGATGATCATCTTCTGGCTGGGCACCTCGCACCTGGCCAACCTGTGGCTGGCGCTGGTGGGCCTGTTCATCGCGGGTGCGGGCATGGCTGTGCTCAACACCATGACCTGGGCCCTGGAGGCGGACACCGTGGAGTACGGGGAACTGCAGACCGGCATCCGCACCGAGGGCGCCACGTATGCGGCGTTCTCCTTCACCCGCAAGGTGGGCCAGGGCGTCGGTATGGCGCTGGCAGGCGCGGTGCTGTCCCTGGCCGGGTATGTCGCCCGTGACGGCGGCGGGCACATGACGCAGGCCAATGAGGTGCTGGCGTCCATGGGCCTGTGGCTGGCGATCTTCGCGGGCGGCTGCTTCTTGGCGGCCTGCTTGATCATGATGTCCTACCCGCTGACGGAGGAGCGTTTCCAGGAGGTCATGGCGGCGATCGCGGAGAAGCGGGCCAAGTTCGGTTCGATCTCGGGCCACGCCGATTCCTTGGAGGCGCCCACGTCCACCCCCACCCCCTAG
- a CDS encoding cytidylate kinase family protein: MPSHRVLSYALGDAANNLSFMMTSMFLLVYMTEIAGISAATAGAIYGITKFWAGASDLIAGQTVDRFDTRWGRLRPWVLFGSLPLAVCFVLLFSVPAGLSPALTVAWVFLFDALFQLGYSFVNIPYGSLAASMTQDPVDRSKLAGARAIAGAVTGVALSFAIAPQFRDTAVDGIRLKFTLTCAGLALLAVVFYLICFLNSRETVQRPEGKISFRATFRMLRSNRPLLMLCLAAFFLLGAMFTMNAVSMYYATYVLGSASYYVWLMLAQTVGGVLAASLTAMVTARLGKRNGYMTFGMCAVIAYVGIFFIPAGNLPIAIAVWFLFGMGSGGTNALMFSMQADTVDYGEWRSGIRSEGGSYSILSFIRKVGQGVGGWAGAAIISMFGYVAKAPVQTDHALLGIRIATGLVPAALGGCAVLVAIGYNLTASVHARAVAELHERRTQDAVAQTKGVDTERVRVTAQGNRNTLLSRLDQPHPPIVTLFGLRGSGATDIGPALAQRLGVPYIPQAFSSDELVDAPDIAGTAVLTDSGFDRWLRRMSLSSTDSDLANASNLTANRKMANENTLNVLQSVDGGAVIMGRNSALVLGRVVGALHVRIVSPLKKRVERVEELTGLPRDAAREQCYTEDRLRAEMARSLYQWNPNDDEYYDLVLNSGSLSAEQIVDIIAETYKDKYPAYTSEKMRAEAAQ; encoded by the coding sequence ATGCCCTCCCACCGCGTCTTGTCCTATGCCCTAGGCGATGCGGCCAACAACCTCTCCTTCATGATGACCTCCATGTTCCTGCTGGTCTACATGACGGAGATCGCCGGAATTAGCGCCGCCACCGCCGGCGCGATCTATGGCATCACCAAATTCTGGGCGGGAGCCTCTGACCTCATCGCAGGCCAGACGGTGGATCGCTTTGATACCCGGTGGGGGCGGCTGCGCCCCTGGGTGCTGTTCGGATCCCTGCCGCTGGCAGTGTGCTTTGTGCTGCTGTTTAGCGTCCCGGCGGGCTTAAGCCCGGCGCTGACCGTGGCCTGGGTGTTCCTCTTCGACGCCCTGTTCCAGCTGGGCTACTCCTTTGTCAACATCCCCTACGGCTCGCTGGCCGCCTCGATGACACAGGACCCGGTGGACCGCTCCAAGCTCGCCGGCGCGCGCGCCATTGCGGGTGCGGTCACGGGCGTGGCGTTGAGCTTTGCCATCGCGCCGCAGTTCCGGGACACCGCCGTCGACGGCATCCGGCTGAAGTTCACCCTGACCTGCGCGGGCCTGGCCCTATTGGCCGTGGTGTTCTACCTGATCTGCTTCCTCAACTCTCGGGAGACCGTGCAGCGCCCGGAGGGCAAGATCTCCTTCCGCGCCACGTTCCGGATGCTGCGCAGCAACCGGCCGCTGCTCATGCTGTGCCTGGCTGCCTTCTTCCTGCTGGGCGCCATGTTCACCATGAACGCGGTGAGCATGTACTACGCCACCTATGTGCTGGGCAGCGCGTCCTACTACGTGTGGCTGATGCTCGCGCAGACGGTCGGCGGCGTGCTGGCCGCGTCCCTGACCGCCATGGTCACGGCGCGGTTGGGCAAGCGCAATGGCTACATGACCTTTGGCATGTGCGCCGTCATCGCCTATGTGGGCATCTTCTTCATCCCGGCGGGCAACCTGCCCATCGCCATTGCGGTGTGGTTCCTGTTCGGCATGGGCTCGGGCGGCACCAACGCCTTGATGTTCTCCATGCAGGCGGACACCGTGGACTACGGCGAGTGGCGCTCGGGCATCCGGTCTGAGGGCGGGTCCTATTCCATCCTTTCCTTCATCCGCAAGGTGGGCCAGGGCGTCGGCGGCTGGGCCGGGGCGGCAATCATCAGCATGTTTGGCTACGTGGCCAAGGCGCCCGTGCAAACCGACCACGCGCTTTTGGGCATCCGTATTGCCACGGGGCTAGTGCCGGCGGCGCTGGGCGGCTGCGCTGTGCTGGTGGCCATCGGCTACAACCTCACCGCGTCAGTGCACGCGCGGGCGGTCGCGGAGCTTCACGAGCGGCGCACCCAGGACGCGGTGGCACAGACCAAGGGCGTGGACACCGAGCGGGTGCGGGTCACCGCGCAGGGCAACCGCAACACGCTGCTGTCTCGCCTGGACCAGCCGCACCCGCCGATTGTCACGCTGTTCGGCCTGCGCGGTTCGGGCGCCACGGACATCGGCCCGGCGCTGGCGCAGCGGCTCGGCGTGCCCTACATCCCGCAGGCGTTTAGCTCCGATGAGCTTGTCGACGCCCCCGACATCGCCGGCACCGCGGTGCTCACCGACTCCGGCTTCGACCGGTGGTTGCGCCGAATGTCCCTGTCCTCTACGGACTCGGACCTGGCCAACGCCTCGAACCTGACGGCCAACCGCAAGATGGCCAATGAGAACACCCTCAACGTGCTCCAGTCCGTCGACGGCGGCGCGGTCATCATGGGCCGCAACAGCGCCCTGGTGCTGGGCCGGGTGGTCGGTGCGCTGCACGTGCGCATCGTCTCACCGCTGAAGAAGCGCGTGGAACGCGTCGAAGAGCTCACCGGTCTGCCGCGTGATGCCGCACGCGAACAGTGCTACACCGAGGACCGCCTGCGTGCAGAAATGGCCCGGTCCCTCTACCAATGGAACCCCAACGACGACGAGTACTACGACCTAGTGCTCAATTCCGGATCCCTGTCCGCCGAGCAGATCGTGGACATCATCGCGGAGACCTACAAGGACAAATACCCGGCGTACACGTCGGAGAAGATGCGCGCGGAGGCCGCACAATGA
- the uidA gene encoding beta-glucuronidase yields the protein MFSQLAPVESSTREHRILDGTWRFLVDWDNDGEERRLFADTLPGTTEIAVPASVNDQFASTKVRNHVGYWWYQTTVRVPRGWDGQQIVVRFGSVTHHASVWANDAHVGDFKGGYMPCEFDVTEHVTAGEQFRLTVRVDNRLDNTCIPPGQVVELADGRRQQNYLHDFYNYSGLHRSVVLYARPARRVDDVTITTDIDGTTGIVSWDISQAGGPEADAAAAQVRVEILDQPTGTVVATADGATGTCRIDDAVIWTPGIGGMYDMRITLLDAAGATIDEYLQPFGIRTVEVRGTEFLINGTPFYFTGFGMHEDHETLGKGHSNAHMIQDTELLAWIGANSLRTSHYPYSEEFMDHCDRHGIVVIDETPAVGLNWKMGGGIIDSDGGETFEKGHVDDQTQAQHKLEIERLIARDKNRPSVVLWSIANEPDTASDGAREYFEPLAQLARDCDPTRPVGYVNVMFAPYDKCQISDLFDVLMINRYYGWYLMPGDMTSAAQALSAELKGWSEKYNLPIIVTEYGADTVAGLHSIYDQPFTEDYQVTYLAETSRCFDECPAVIGEQMWNFADFQTKAGFARVDGNKKGAFTRDRRPKAAARWLKERWTSMDAAAYGRRSPELP from the coding sequence ATGTTTTCTCAACTGGCCCCGGTGGAATCATCCACCCGCGAACACCGCATCCTGGACGGCACCTGGCGCTTCCTGGTCGACTGGGACAATGACGGCGAAGAGCGCCGCCTGTTCGCCGACACCCTGCCCGGCACCACGGAGATCGCCGTGCCCGCCAGCGTCAATGACCAATTCGCCTCCACGAAGGTGCGCAACCACGTGGGCTACTGGTGGTACCAGACCACCGTGCGCGTGCCCCGCGGCTGGGACGGCCAGCAGATCGTGGTGCGCTTTGGGTCGGTGACCCACCACGCCAGCGTGTGGGCCAATGACGCCCACGTGGGCGATTTCAAGGGCGGCTACATGCCGTGCGAGTTTGACGTCACCGAGCACGTCACCGCGGGCGAGCAGTTCCGCCTGACCGTGCGCGTGGACAACCGGCTGGACAACACCTGCATCCCCCCGGGACAGGTCGTTGAGCTTGCCGATGGGCGTCGGCAGCAAAACTACCTGCACGACTTCTACAACTACTCCGGCCTGCACCGCTCGGTGGTGCTCTACGCCCGCCCGGCGCGCCGCGTCGATGACGTGACCATCACCACCGACATCGACGGCACCACCGGCATCGTCTCCTGGGACATCAGCCAGGCCGGCGGGCCTGAAGCCGATGCCGCCGCAGCGCAGGTGCGCGTGGAAATCCTCGACCAGCCCACCGGCACCGTCGTGGCCACCGCCGACGGAGCCACCGGCACCTGCCGCATCGACGACGCCGTCATCTGGACCCCCGGCATCGGCGGGATGTACGACATGCGCATCACGCTTCTCGACGCCGCCGGCGCCACCATCGACGAATACCTCCAGCCCTTTGGCATCCGCACCGTGGAAGTGCGCGGCACCGAGTTCCTCATCAACGGCACGCCCTTCTACTTCACCGGTTTTGGCATGCACGAGGACCACGAGACCCTGGGCAAGGGCCACAGCAACGCCCACATGATCCAGGACACCGAGCTGTTGGCCTGGATCGGCGCAAACTCCCTGCGCACCAGCCACTACCCCTACTCCGAAGAGTTCATGGACCACTGCGACCGCCACGGCATCGTAGTCATCGACGAGACCCCCGCGGTGGGCCTGAACTGGAAGATGGGCGGCGGCATCATCGACTCCGACGGCGGCGAAACCTTTGAAAAGGGCCACGTTGACGATCAGACCCAAGCCCAGCACAAGCTGGAAATCGAGCGCCTGATCGCCCGCGATAAGAACCGCCCCAGCGTAGTCCTGTGGTCCATTGCCAACGAGCCCGACACCGCCTCCGACGGCGCCCGCGAATACTTCGAGCCGCTGGCCCAACTGGCCCGCGACTGCGACCCGACCCGCCCCGTCGGCTACGTCAACGTCATGTTCGCGCCCTACGACAAGTGCCAGATCTCTGACCTGTTCGACGTGCTCATGATCAACCGCTACTACGGCTGGTACCTCATGCCCGGCGACATGACCTCCGCGGCGCAGGCACTGTCCGCAGAGCTCAAGGGCTGGTCCGAGAAGTACAACCTGCCCATCATCGTCACCGAGTACGGCGCCGATACCGTCGCCGGCCTGCACTCCATCTATGACCAGCCCTTCACCGAGGACTACCAGGTCACCTACCTGGCAGAGACCTCCCGGTGCTTCGACGAGTGCCCCGCCGTCATCGGCGAGCAGATGTGGAACTTCGCGGACTTCCAGACCAAAGCCGGCTTCGCGCGCGTCGACGGCAACAAGAAGGGCGCCTTCACCCGCGACCGCCGCCCCAAGGCCGCCGCGCGCTGGCTCAAGGAGCGCTGGACGTCCATGGACGCCGCCGCCTACGGCCGCCGTAGCCCCGAGCTGCCCTAG